Proteins encoded by one window of Thalassoroseus pseudoceratinae:
- a CDS encoding ATP-binding response regulator, translating into MPRILIVEDCRVQQRLIQQLIARQAGWEGIGVNRGAAALEMMVNEPIDLVVCDLRMPEMDGLEFLRLAQEAYPLVPVIIVTAQGSEEVAVTALREGAADYVPKRNLMTDLIARIERVLNASQRSLIEHELQQCVTFRRTELVIGTDRTVVPSVVAMLQSQLDPLGVCDDKDRIRIGVALEEALVNAVIHGNLEISSELRGVDDNAFAELVLSRSESAPWCQRQVHCMAEISRTRARFVIRDEGPGFDPSSLPDPTIPENLEKASGRGLLLIRTFMDDVRYNDTGNEITLEKHFVKPTELDAIMETVKAPEIKSPKTCQSRPVIDQTLVPCD; encoded by the coding sequence ATGCCGCGCATACTGATCGTCGAGGACTGTCGCGTCCAACAACGCTTGATTCAGCAGTTAATCGCTCGCCAAGCCGGTTGGGAAGGCATCGGTGTGAATCGTGGAGCCGCCGCCTTAGAGATGATGGTCAACGAACCCATCGATTTGGTGGTTTGTGACCTGCGAATGCCCGAGATGGACGGCCTTGAATTCCTTCGTCTTGCTCAAGAAGCGTACCCGCTTGTGCCAGTTATCATTGTGACCGCACAAGGCAGCGAGGAAGTGGCCGTCACGGCATTACGTGAAGGTGCCGCTGACTATGTTCCCAAACGGAACTTGATGACGGACCTCATCGCACGGATCGAACGAGTCCTCAATGCGTCACAGCGGAGTTTGATTGAACACGAACTGCAACAGTGCGTCACGTTTCGTCGAACCGAACTCGTGATTGGCACGGATCGGACCGTTGTGCCATCTGTGGTCGCGATGTTGCAAAGTCAGCTGGACCCGCTGGGCGTTTGCGATGATAAAGACCGCATCCGCATTGGGGTCGCACTCGAAGAAGCTTTGGTCAACGCCGTGATTCACGGGAATCTAGAGATCTCTTCGGAACTTCGCGGCGTCGATGACAACGCGTTCGCGGAACTCGTGCTGTCCCGCTCGGAATCCGCACCGTGGTGTCAACGACAAGTACACTGTATGGCGGAGATCTCGCGGACCAGAGCTCGGTTTGTAATCCGTGATGAAGGACCAGGATTCGATCCAAGTTCCCTTCCGGATCCCACGATTCCAGAGAACCTCGAAAAGGCCAGCGGACGCGGCTTGTTACTCATCCGAACATTCATGGATGACGTGCGCTACAACGACACCGGCAACGAAATCACATTGGAAAAACACTTCGTCAAACCAACGGAGTTAGATGCGATCATGGAAACCGTGAAAGCGCCGGAAATAAAGTCGCCGAAGACGTGTCAGTCACGGCCGGTTATTGATCAAACACTTGTTCCATGCGATTGA
- the eno gene encoding phosphopyruvate hydratase: protein MGLAITNVHAREILDSRGNPTVEVEVELEEGVVGRAAVPSGASTGEHEAVELRDGDKDRYVGKGVQKAVQNVNDQIADALLEMDASQQAAIDRKMIELDGTENKKRLGANAILACSLAVAKASAEAAFLPLYRYLGGVGATCLPAPMMNIINGGAHANNGIDCQEFMIMPLGFDKFSDGLRCGVEIFHSLKKVLGEKGMSTAVGDEGGFAPDLKNSQEAIDVIMTAIEKAGYKPGEQVKLALDCASSEFYDKKSGTYKMEGQEVDSAGMVDLLASWVDKYPICSIEDGLDENDWDGWKILTDRVGDKCQLVGDDLFVTNSKRLQDGIDKGVANSILVKVNQIGTLTETIEAVRLGYRNGYTAVMSHRSGETEDTTIADLAVALATGQIKTGSGSRTDRIAKYNQLLRIEEQLGDTATYGGTIS, encoded by the coding sequence ATGGGACTGGCTATTACAAACGTTCACGCTCGGGAGATTCTCGATAGTCGTGGCAATCCGACTGTGGAAGTCGAAGTGGAATTAGAAGAGGGCGTCGTCGGTCGGGCGGCAGTCCCGAGCGGTGCCAGCACGGGCGAACACGAAGCCGTCGAACTCCGCGATGGCGACAAAGATCGCTATGTGGGCAAGGGCGTTCAGAAAGCCGTTCAGAACGTCAATGATCAGATCGCCGACGCATTGCTCGAAATGGACGCCAGCCAACAAGCCGCAATCGATCGCAAGATGATCGAACTCGACGGCACGGAAAACAAGAAACGTTTGGGCGCCAACGCCATCTTGGCCTGCTCACTCGCCGTTGCCAAAGCCTCCGCCGAAGCCGCCTTCCTACCGTTGTACCGTTACCTCGGCGGCGTGGGAGCGACCTGTTTGCCGGCTCCGATGATGAACATCATCAACGGTGGAGCCCACGCCAACAACGGCATCGACTGTCAAGAATTCATGATCATGCCGCTCGGCTTCGACAAGTTCAGCGACGGTCTGCGTTGCGGCGTGGAAATCTTTCACAGCTTGAAGAAAGTTCTCGGCGAAAAGGGCATGAGCACCGCCGTCGGTGACGAAGGCGGTTTCGCTCCGGACCTCAAGAACAGTCAAGAAGCCATTGACGTCATCATGACCGCCATCGAAAAAGCCGGCTACAAACCTGGTGAGCAGGTCAAGTTGGCTCTCGACTGTGCGTCGAGTGAGTTCTACGACAAGAAAAGCGGCACGTACAAAATGGAAGGCCAAGAAGTCGATTCCGCTGGAATGGTCGACTTGCTCGCAAGTTGGGTCGACAAATACCCGATTTGCTCCATTGAAGACGGCCTCGACGAAAACGACTGGGATGGTTGGAAAATCCTCACCGATCGTGTTGGCGACAAATGCCAACTTGTTGGTGACGACCTGTTCGTGACCAACTCCAAGCGATTGCAAGACGGCATCGACAAAGGCGTCGCAAACAGCATTTTGGTGAAAGTGAACCAAATCGGTACGCTGACCGAAACCATCGAAGCGGTCCGACTTGGCTACCGCAACGGTTACACCGCCGTGATGAGTCACCGTAGCGGCGAAACCGAAGACACCACGATCGCCGACCTCGCTGTCGCCTTGGCGACCGGTCAAATCAAAACCGGCTCTGGCAGCCGAACCGACCGTATCGCCAAGTACAACCAGTTGCTCCGCATCGAAGAACAACTTGGTGACACCGCAACCTACGGCGGAACCATTTCCTAA
- the queG gene encoding tRNA epoxyqueuosine(34) reductase QueG: MSVTSDNIKTEANRLGFGLVGIAPAVTPTGFSRLTEWIAAGLAGEMSYIERRRDAYSHPKYVLDGVRSVIMLGMHYRTEDPTSSETGTARVSRYAWGTEDYHNVVKRRLRELANFIHAGAPDCTTRVVVDTAPLLERDFARLAGLGWFGKNTMLINKHAGSFFFLGALLTDLELDSDAPHESTHCGTCTRCLDACPTDAFPEPGVLDAKRCISYLTIELRGPIPRHLRPGLRNWVFGCDVCQDVCPWNRKAPRSDEPSFQPNSTVTPADAAEWLTLDDEAFRQRFRKTPLARPKRAGLLRNAAIVLGNTHDQQYVPVLIAALSDAEPLIRGAAAWALGEIGGEAATQALQTRTLVENNADTQAELTAALERF; the protein is encoded by the coding sequence ATGTCGGTGACCTCCGACAACATCAAGACAGAAGCGAATCGGTTGGGCTTCGGTCTGGTTGGGATTGCCCCGGCGGTCACGCCGACCGGCTTTTCACGTCTGACAGAGTGGATTGCCGCCGGTCTCGCGGGAGAGATGAGCTACATCGAGCGGCGCCGCGATGCGTATTCTCATCCAAAGTATGTCTTGGACGGCGTTCGCAGTGTGATTATGCTCGGCATGCACTACCGCACGGAAGACCCGACATCGTCGGAAACGGGGACGGCTCGCGTCTCTCGCTATGCGTGGGGTACCGAGGACTACCACAATGTCGTCAAACGCCGGCTGAGAGAACTCGCGAACTTCATCCATGCCGGAGCCCCGGATTGCACGACGCGAGTTGTGGTCGATACCGCCCCGCTCTTGGAACGCGATTTTGCCAGACTGGCGGGTTTAGGGTGGTTCGGCAAGAACACCATGCTGATCAACAAACACGCGGGCAGTTTTTTCTTCCTCGGTGCCTTGCTGACCGACCTGGAACTGGATAGCGATGCCCCGCACGAATCAACACACTGTGGAACCTGCACGCGGTGTCTGGATGCGTGCCCGACCGATGCATTCCCCGAACCGGGCGTTCTCGACGCGAAACGATGCATCTCGTATCTCACCATTGAACTGCGTGGCCCGATCCCCAGGCATTTACGGCCTGGCCTGCGGAACTGGGTGTTCGGTTGTGATGTCTGTCAGGACGTATGTCCGTGGAATCGTAAGGCTCCACGTAGCGACGAACCATCGTTCCAACCCAATTCGACGGTGACGCCCGCCGACGCCGCGGAATGGTTAACGCTCGATGACGAAGCATTTCGCCAGCGATTCCGCAAAACGCCACTCGCACGCCCGAAACGTGCGGGTTTGCTGCGGAATGCCGCCATTGTGTTGGGGAACACGCACGATCAGCAATACGTCCCGGTGCTGATTGCCGCTCTTTCTGATGCGGAACCTCTCATTCGAGGGGCCGCCGCATGGGCATTGGGAGAAATCGGCGGGGAAGCCGCGACGCAGGCATTGCAGACGCGAACTCTTGTCGAGAATAATGCAGACACTCAAGCCGAACTCACCGCCGCGTTGGAACGTTTTTAG
- the dapB gene encoding 4-hydroxy-tetrahydrodipicolinate reductase has product MSDTPTQVAINGAAGRMGQRLVALTHADSDLALHTALESANSPHLGRDAGELAGVGTIGSQITSELNDRPDVVIDFSTPDGLVHIAEICGDRQIPLVAATTGLTDSQREAVLAAAQTTPVVMAPSMSLAVNLAMQLTKQAAQILKSHPEGVDVEVIERHHRFKEDAPSGTALKFGEIIAQEMGQTEHKHGREGRTGQRPQNEIGYHALRTGDNVGEHTIVFGLIGETLDITVRGQSRDSYAYGALEAAKFLVSQKPGLYSMADVLGLN; this is encoded by the coding sequence ATGTCGGATACACCAACACAAGTCGCCATCAACGGAGCCGCTGGACGAATGGGGCAACGATTAGTCGCTCTGACTCACGCCGACTCGGATTTGGCACTTCATACTGCTTTGGAATCCGCGAATTCGCCACACCTCGGCCGCGATGCAGGTGAACTGGCCGGTGTCGGAACGATTGGCTCTCAGATCACCAGCGAATTGAACGACCGCCCCGATGTGGTGATTGATTTCTCAACGCCAGACGGGTTGGTTCACATTGCCGAGATCTGTGGAGACCGGCAGATCCCGTTGGTCGCTGCCACCACTGGCTTGACGGATTCACAACGTGAAGCCGTACTGGCCGCCGCACAAACGACACCGGTTGTAATGGCTCCCAGCATGAGCTTGGCCGTCAATCTGGCCATGCAGTTGACTAAGCAAGCCGCTCAAATTCTGAAGAGTCATCCGGAGGGCGTGGATGTCGAGGTGATCGAACGCCACCATCGCTTCAAAGAAGATGCCCCCAGTGGAACGGCACTTAAGTTCGGCGAAATCATCGCTCAAGAAATGGGCCAAACCGAGCACAAACACGGCCGCGAAGGTCGGACCGGACAACGGCCGCAAAACGAAATCGGCTACCACGCTCTGAGAACCGGAGACAACGTCGGCGAACACACCATCGTTTTCGGATTGATTGGCGAAACGCTCGACATCACCGTTCGCGGGCAATCCCGTGATAGCTACGCCTACGGTGCATTGGAAGCCGCCAAATTCCTGGTAAGTCAGAAACCGGGGCTTTACTCAATGGCTGATGTTCTCGGTCTGAATTGA